In Arthrobacter sp. QXT-31, one genomic interval encodes:
- a CDS encoding SDR family oxidoreductase, whose protein sequence is MTDVSASSDVSTNKAALVTGASSGIGEATVRALRADGWRVFAVARRQERLDALQAETGAVALAADIAEDGDVARLLAEVTSAGGIDTLVNIAGGARGADRVGQAVTEDWEWMYRVNVLGTMKVTRAFLPMLRENGEGTVLNLTSTAGLDAYEGGGGYNAAKFAQHALTGALRLEEAEHNVRVIEIAPGLVQTEEFALNRLGDAQAASKVYQGVEKPLTAEDVADVVRYAVSAPHHVNLDQIVIRPVAQASTFKLIRKQA, encoded by the coding sequence ATGACTGACGTTTCCGCAAGTTCTGACGTGTCCACCAACAAAGCAGCCCTGGTTACAGGCGCCAGTTCCGGCATTGGCGAGGCCACTGTGCGCGCGCTCCGCGCCGACGGTTGGCGCGTCTTCGCCGTCGCCCGCCGCCAGGAACGGCTGGATGCGCTGCAGGCCGAGACGGGCGCCGTCGCCCTGGCCGCGGATATCGCCGAGGACGGCGATGTGGCCCGCCTGCTGGCCGAGGTGACGTCCGCCGGCGGGATCGACACGCTGGTCAACATCGCCGGCGGTGCCCGCGGGGCTGACCGCGTGGGCCAGGCCGTGACCGAGGACTGGGAGTGGATGTACCGCGTCAACGTCCTGGGCACCATGAAGGTCACGCGCGCCTTCCTGCCGATGCTGCGCGAGAACGGCGAAGGCACCGTCCTGAACCTCACCTCCACGGCCGGGCTCGATGCGTACGAGGGCGGGGGCGGCTACAACGCCGCCAAGTTCGCCCAGCACGCCCTGACCGGGGCGCTGCGGCTGGAAGAAGCCGAGCACAATGTCCGGGTCATCGAGATCGCGCCCGGCCTGGTCCAGACCGAGGAGTTTGCCCTTAACCGGCTCGGTGATGCGCAGGCGGCCAGCAAGGTGTACCAGGGCGTGGAGAAGCCGCTGACCGCCGAGGATGTGGCCGATGTGGTGCGTTATGCCGTGAGCGCCCCGCACCACGTCAACCTCGACCAGATCGTGATCCGCCCGGTGGCGCAGGCGTCGACCTTCAAGCTGATCCGCAAGCAGGCCTGA
- a CDS encoding endonuclease/exonuclease/phosphatase family protein encodes MTAWARVLAVCILLPVAALSVFRAVPAEWPTTVVQLLSFTPWLVIPAALALALALPGRRPVVTAAAGLILGAQLFWLWAPDAGRADAGPPDTGQAAGTVGTAASRTGTAAQLRVMSINSLFGRADAAEIVRLVRENRVGLLAIQEHTQALEDRLAAEGLGKLLPHRISDPGKKASGSATYSKHPLEAIGLVPDTPFRMPTFRLTLSEAGAGTTVTLEVTNVHAFPPVHDRVGQWRSDLKALGRLAARNGVEARGNQLLLGDFNATYDHSEFRRLLDGGPGSRKLVDVGMASGTRFTPTWPMDGQALPGVTIDHLVTSPHIPASGYAVHRVTGTDHAAVLATLHIPAGG; translated from the coding sequence ATGACTGCTTGGGCGCGGGTTTTGGCGGTGTGCATCCTCCTGCCGGTCGCGGCGCTTTCGGTGTTCCGTGCCGTCCCGGCTGAGTGGCCTACAACGGTGGTGCAGCTGCTGTCCTTCACTCCCTGGCTGGTGATTCCGGCCGCGCTTGCGCTGGCCCTGGCGCTGCCCGGCCGGCGGCCCGTGGTGACGGCGGCTGCCGGCCTGATCCTTGGCGCGCAGCTTTTCTGGCTCTGGGCGCCCGACGCCGGCCGGGCAGACGCCGGACCGCCGGATACCGGACAGGCGGCGGGCACGGTGGGCACCGCGGCCTCCCGTACCGGCACTGCGGCGCAGCTGAGGGTGATGAGCATCAACTCCCTCTTCGGCAGGGCCGATGCTGCGGAAATCGTCAGGCTGGTCCGGGAAAACAGGGTGGGCCTGCTGGCCATCCAGGAGCACACACAGGCACTGGAGGACAGGCTTGCCGCGGAGGGACTGGGGAAGCTCCTGCCCCACAGGATCAGCGATCCGGGGAAGAAGGCCTCGGGCAGCGCAACCTACTCAAAACATCCCCTCGAAGCCATCGGACTGGTTCCCGATACCCCTTTCCGGATGCCGACCTTCCGGCTGACACTCTCCGAAGCGGGTGCCGGCACGACCGTCACTCTCGAGGTCACGAACGTGCATGCGTTCCCACCGGTACATGACCGCGTCGGGCAGTGGCGCAGCGACCTTAAAGCGCTGGGCCGGCTCGCCGCGCGCAACGGGGTGGAGGCCAGGGGCAACCAGCTCCTGCTCGGGGACTTCAACGCCACCTATGACCACTCGGAGTTCCGCCGTCTGCTCGACGGCGGCCCGGGCAGCCGCAAGCTGGTGGATGTCGGCATGGCGTCCGGGACGCGGTTCACGCCCACTTGGCCGATGGACGGCCAGGCGCTGCCCGGCGTCACCATCGACCATCTGGTCACCAGTCCGCACATTCCGGCGTCGGGCTATGCCGTGCACCGCGTCACCGGGACGGACCACGCGGCCGTCCTGGCCACGCTGCACATCCCGGCCGGGGGCTAG
- the ileS gene encoding isoleucine--tRNA ligase, which yields MTYYPKASAAPSGSSAGVSASVKFPEIEERILKYWDEDGTFQASIDQRSTDLPGGAPGSNEFVFYDGPPFANGLPHYGHLLTGYAKDLVGRYQTQRGKRVERRFGWDTHGLPAELEAMKQLGMTDKTQIEAMGIDKFNDACRASVMKYANEWQAYVTRQARWVDFDNDYKTLNVEYMESVLWAFKQLHEKGLTYNGYRVLPYCWKDETPLSNHELRMDDDVYKNRQDQTVTVTFPIKAGESGLSRQLAGVQALAWTTTPWTLPTNLALAVGPSISYAVLPAGPNGIKAASAEAPVSGSFLLAEDLLGTYAKDLGYDDAAVAAAAVTSTHTGAELEGLTYEPLWHDFADTEKYGTQNAWQFLVADYVTTTDGTGIVHQAPAYGEDDQKVCEEAGIPVVLSVDEGAKFLHLFAHGDLHDIVGLQVFEANKPITQVLRAQGRLVRQASYEHSYPHCWRCRNPLIYRAVSSWYVEVTKFRDRMSELNQEINWIPGNVKDGQFGKWLANARDWSISRNRYWGSPIPVWQSSDPEYPRTDVYGSLAEIEADFGRLPLNKDGQVDLHRPFIDELTRPNPDDPRTPEEGQSVMRRVEDVLDVWFDSGSMPYGQVHYPFENEAWFDTHNPADFIVEYIGQTRGWFYMLHILSTALFDRPAFRNVISHGIVLGSDGQKMSKSLRNYPDVSEVLDRDGSDAMRWFLMSSPILRGGNLVVTEQGIRDGVRQVILPLWNVYSFFTLYTNAAAGGSGYEAKLRYDGYTDTLDQYLLANTGDLVRNMTAQLDTYDISGACDELRSYLDMLTNWYVRRSRQRFFDENADAFDALYTALEAVCRVAAPLLPLVSEEIWRGLTGGRSVHLADWPDPELFPSNAALVEAMDRVQQICSTGSSLRKAANLRVRLPLQELTVVAPGADALEGFAAVVADELNLRSVRLLDAATASPEEFGIEQKLVVNARAAGPRLGKNVQLAIKGSKSGDWSVSDAGVVTAGGLELEPQEYTLETVVAESDAGSASVAVLPGGGFVVLNTEVTPELEAEGLARDMVRAIQQARKDAALNVSDRIRTTVSAAQNVIDALLANSELVKTETLTLELDAVPADAAEPRITVEKVGA from the coding sequence ATGACGTATTACCCCAAGGCCTCAGCAGCCCCGTCGGGCTCCTCCGCAGGAGTTTCCGCCTCCGTGAAGTTTCCGGAGATCGAAGAGCGGATCCTCAAGTACTGGGACGAGGACGGCACTTTCCAGGCAAGCATCGACCAGCGCAGCACCGACCTTCCCGGCGGTGCCCCCGGCAGCAACGAATTCGTCTTCTACGACGGCCCGCCCTTCGCCAACGGCCTGCCGCACTACGGCCACCTGCTGACCGGCTACGCCAAGGACCTCGTGGGCCGCTACCAGACACAGCGCGGCAAGCGGGTCGAGCGCCGCTTCGGCTGGGACACCCACGGCCTGCCCGCCGAGCTGGAAGCCATGAAGCAGCTGGGCATGACGGACAAGACCCAGATCGAGGCCATGGGCATCGACAAGTTCAACGACGCCTGCCGCGCCTCGGTGATGAAGTACGCCAACGAATGGCAGGCCTACGTCACCCGCCAGGCCCGCTGGGTGGACTTCGACAACGACTACAAGACGCTCAACGTCGAGTACATGGAGTCCGTGCTCTGGGCCTTCAAGCAGCTGCACGAGAAGGGCCTGACCTACAACGGCTACCGCGTGCTGCCGTACTGCTGGAAGGACGAGACGCCGCTGTCCAACCATGAGCTGCGCATGGACGACGACGTCTACAAGAACCGCCAGGACCAGACCGTCACGGTGACGTTCCCGATCAAGGCGGGGGAGTCCGGCCTGTCCCGGCAGCTGGCCGGCGTCCAGGCGCTCGCCTGGACCACCACGCCCTGGACGTTGCCCACCAACCTGGCGCTCGCCGTCGGGCCTTCCATCAGTTACGCCGTGCTGCCCGCCGGACCGAACGGCATCAAGGCCGCCTCGGCGGAGGCGCCCGTCTCCGGCAGCTTCCTGCTGGCCGAGGACCTGCTGGGCACCTACGCGAAGGACCTGGGGTATGACGACGCGGCTGTTGCGGCCGCCGCCGTCACCTCCACCCACACCGGCGCCGAGCTCGAAGGGCTGACCTACGAGCCGCTGTGGCACGACTTCGCCGACACCGAAAAGTACGGCACCCAGAACGCCTGGCAGTTCCTCGTGGCGGACTACGTCACCACCACCGACGGCACCGGCATCGTCCACCAGGCCCCGGCCTACGGTGAGGACGACCAGAAGGTCTGTGAGGAAGCCGGCATCCCCGTGGTCCTCTCCGTGGACGAGGGCGCCAAGTTCCTGCACCTGTTCGCCCACGGCGACCTGCACGACATCGTGGGGCTGCAGGTCTTCGAGGCCAACAAACCCATCACCCAGGTGCTCCGTGCCCAGGGCCGCCTGGTCCGCCAGGCCAGCTACGAGCACAGCTACCCGCACTGCTGGCGCTGCCGCAACCCGCTGATCTACCGCGCCGTCTCCTCCTGGTACGTGGAGGTCACCAAGTTCCGCGACCGGATGTCCGAGCTGAACCAGGAAATCAACTGGATCCCCGGCAACGTCAAGGACGGCCAGTTCGGCAAGTGGCTCGCCAACGCCCGGGACTGGTCCATCAGCCGCAACCGCTACTGGGGCAGCCCCATCCCGGTGTGGCAGTCCAGCGACCCCGAGTACCCGCGCACCGACGTGTACGGCTCGCTCGCCGAGATCGAGGCCGACTTCGGCCGGCTGCCGCTGAACAAGGACGGCCAGGTCGACCTGCACCGGCCGTTCATCGACGAGCTGACCCGGCCCAACCCGGACGACCCCCGCACGCCCGAAGAAGGCCAGTCCGTCATGCGCCGCGTGGAGGACGTGCTGGACGTCTGGTTCGACTCCGGCTCCATGCCGTACGGCCAGGTGCACTACCCGTTCGAGAACGAGGCCTGGTTCGACACCCACAACCCGGCCGACTTCATCGTGGAGTACATCGGGCAGACCCGCGGCTGGTTCTACATGCTGCACATCCTGTCCACCGCCCTGTTCGACCGCCCGGCCTTCCGGAACGTCATCAGCCACGGCATCGTGCTGGGCTCCGACGGGCAGAAGATGTCCAAGAGCCTGCGGAACTACCCGGACGTTTCCGAGGTCCTGGACCGCGACGGCTCCGACGCCATGCGCTGGTTCCTCATGTCCAGCCCGATCCTGCGCGGCGGCAATCTCGTGGTCACCGAACAGGGCATCCGCGACGGCGTCCGCCAGGTGATCCTGCCGCTGTGGAACGTGTACAGCTTCTTCACGCTGTACACGAACGCCGCTGCCGGCGGTTCCGGCTACGAGGCCAAGCTCCGGTACGACGGCTACACGGACACGCTGGACCAGTACCTGCTGGCCAACACCGGCGACCTCGTCCGCAACATGACCGCCCAGCTGGACACCTACGACATCTCCGGCGCCTGCGATGAGCTCCGCAGCTACCTGGACATGCTCACCAACTGGTACGTCCGCCGCAGCCGCCAGCGCTTCTTCGACGAGAACGCCGACGCCTTCGACGCCCTGTACACCGCCCTGGAGGCCGTGTGCCGCGTTGCTGCCCCGCTGCTGCCGCTGGTGTCCGAGGAGATCTGGCGCGGCCTCACCGGCGGCCGCTCCGTGCACCTGGCCGACTGGCCGGACCCGGAGCTGTTCCCGTCCAACGCCGCCCTGGTGGAGGCCATGGACCGGGTCCAGCAGATCTGCTCCACCGGTTCCTCGCTGCGCAAGGCCGCCAACCTGCGCGTGCGCCTGCCGCTGCAGGAACTCACTGTCGTGGCACCCGGTGCAGATGCGCTGGAAGGCTTTGCCGCCGTCGTCGCCGACGAACTGAACCTGCGCTCGGTCCGCCTGCTGGACGCCGCAACCGCCTCCCCGGAGGAATTCGGCATCGAACAGAAGCTCGTGGTCAACGCCCGCGCCGCTGGTCCGCGCCTGGGCAAGAACGTGCAGCTGGCCATCAAGGGCTCCAAGTCCGGTGACTGGTCTGTTTCCGACGCCGGTGTGGTCACCGCCGGCGGCCTTGAGCTGGAACCGCAGGAATACACGCTGGAGACGGTGGTGGCAGAGTCCGACGCCGGTTCGGCCTCCGTTGCGGTGCTTCCGGGCGGCGGCTTCGTGGTCCTGAACACCGAGGTGACCCCGGAACTCGAGGCCGAAGGCCTGGCCCGGGACATGGTCCGGGCTATCCAGCAGGCACGCAAGGATGCCGCGCTCAACGTGAGCGACAGGATCCGGACCACAGTCAGCGCCGCGCAGAACGTCATCGACGCCCTGCTGGCCAACTCCGAGCTGGTCAAGACCGAAACGCTGACGCTGGAACTGGATGCCGTGCCCGCCGACGCCGCGGAACCGCGCATCACCGTCGAAAAAGTGGGGGCCTGA